A segment of the Eleutherodactylus coqui strain aEleCoq1 chromosome 6, aEleCoq1.hap1, whole genome shotgun sequence genome:
TCCATGTAAGGGGTAAGCAACGCTTCCGCCCCCCCTCTGGTTGTCTCTCAGAGCTGCAGTTGGTGGGGGAGGCCCTGTGGTCGGCGTCTGGGTTGGAGCCGTCAGATGATAAAGTAATGTATATCTGGGAAGGCCCCGGGGGTTGTTGGATTTGGATGGCTATACGTCTTAGTATACTGACTACATATACTCACGCTAACTAACTGATTGTTCTCAGGGAGTGGATATTCGCCACAACAAGGACCGCAAGGTGCGGAGAAAGGAGCCCAAAAGTCAGGACATCTACCTGAGGCTCTTGGTGAAGGTGAGTGCTGTGTGATGACGGTCACCTGCTGTTTCCTGTGATGCGGATGAGTAACCATTGCTTTCTTCTCTTTCTTAGCTATACCGTTTCTTGGCTCGTCGTACCAACTCCAACTTCAACAGAGTGGTACTGAGACGTCTGTTCATGAGCCGTACCAACCGGCCCCCACTCTCTCTGTCCCGCTTGGTAAGTGATCACTTCACCCGATAGTGAGACTGTGACTCTAAGACTGCCTGTGTTCATTCTGTGGGACATGGACATAACAGTTTTGGACAAATAGTTTGTACTTCCTTAAActgctgtagctctggttctattAGTGCTATCAACagtgcttttggtgtcattttaaagcgaaGATTGATGGCACCAGCATGTTGGTAGCCTTTACAGAACcaggagctacagctgtttgaagtggggttgggaatactgaatttacaactGGCATTTCGGTCAGTGTGTGTAGAGGGACGGGAGACCAGTGGCTGTAGAGAAGATCTCTGATCCTActatctctctccctttcccagGGAGGGAGGACAATAAATTTTCTTTATTTCCACAGCAATCAGAGCATAATTGCTCTCTGTCACATAAGAGGGTTTTCCCCAGAAAAGGACTGAAACGATTCTCATtgcgcaaaagtagtaaaacataaaatttGGTCTTGTCATAATTGTGCTGACCATAGAGTAAAGATAACATTTATATTTAACTAGGAATGCcataaaaattgcacaaaaaaagtgaaatagcttttttttcttttttcattgctCCCAGCAAAAAAATAAGTTGAGTACATCCTATGTTAACAAAATTGGTTCCTGTAAAAACTTGAACTCGTCTGAGACAATACAGCTACATTGCTGAAAAAATAAAGTTCTGACCGCTGGAACACGAAAGGGTATAAGTCACTGCTTTTTAAGGCTAAAAATCAGTTATGTCGGATTTGAAGCGATCGAGTTCTGCGTCatgtatttacatgagacataaactcaatctacaattaaaaaaaaaaaaaagtgaccttTTTCTAGAGGGTTTTTCCAACTTGACCATTGAGGGTTAAGAGTTGTTCCAGGTGGGCGACCAATTCTCATAAAGCACCCCTGGGGAATGTATTACCAGGTGCTCTGTCTAACTGGGTTCCCTTCTCCAACGTTCAGGCATATAcacaggggttgtccagttacggCACTCTTTGTGGCGTTATTTGCTCTCGGGGACATGGAAAATATCAGCTGTTGGGATGAGTTTGATTCCAGTTTGCTCCTGTTTTATTAAGTTACGTTCCCAGCAGTCCTGACCTGCATTGAATTTCTTGCACTACAAAAGAGAGGCTTCCCAAAAAGAAAGGGGTGTCTTTGTTTTAACTACCTTTTGTATTGAAGGGGTTGTTCCATGAGCCCTGTCCATATGCCTCATTAGGGTGTATGCATGTCCTAGAGCAGGTCTCTTTGTGAGGACCCTCTCCATGAACCAGAACTGAGGACCAATGTTGTAATCGAAGGACAAACGGAGAAGGACTTTGTGGATTGCGTCACATTTCCAGGTGCTTCCTTCATGAATTACTCTCTTCATTTACAGATTCGCAAAATGAAGCTTGCTGGCCGTGAAAGCAAGACAGCTGTGGTGGTGGGAAGCATCACCGATGATGTCAGGATCCAGAATATCCCCAAGCTGACGGTATGAAGTCATTCCGGTAGTTCTTGTACTATTTTACAGCTGGGTCAGTGCACCAGGTCAAACAAAACGAGCTGCAATTCTTCTAAAGCAAGCAGGGGTAGGGCAGCATTTGACTGAATGTTTTATGTGATGGTAAAGGCATTCAGTCTGAAGTCAAAGGCACACACTTTTCTACCACTGTTTGACTTGTGCGAATTAGGACTAAGTCTGGATACATTTTCAACACCTGATGTCAATGAATAGAAGCCTTTAAATATGCATTGATGCAAAGGTCTAGGAAAAGAGAGGGAATTGAAACAATGTAGCCTATATTGGGGTACCCCTGCTTGGGCTGATTATCGgtcaaaaaattgctcaaactaATGATTTTGACTGAGACTCCATCCGTGTGAAAGTGGAGCCTGACGGGAatgagcgagaaatcgctcattggtcacttcatttcagtgagctaaaacaaagcaaccaatcagtgacttctcgctcagtgtaaacaggaagtCGTTCATCTACAAAAGGCTGCCTGTTCATAGTGGATGGAGGCAGGCAGCAGTAAGAGCTCTGGTGTGCTCCActtcattcactgaacgactatcctgtgtgaaagcacagtagTGATGGTCTtcgggcaagaaaatcgtgtgaggtTTATGCGTTGGAAGATGTATGAAtgtgaaccccgttcttttgagtgcgtcatacacatgagcaatgtcttCCCGCGCCTTACCATGGTGTTGGAAACAAACTACGGCATGTACTATGTTTGTGCTCTCGcattgcatctcccattttcattggggccagcggcagcatcacaccacattCTAGGTacatgcgatgtgatgcaaggtctccaatttaaaagcaatgggagaaactccacactcTGCTGCTGTCAGCCACGGCAGAGGTTTGCGACTTTCCTAAAGTTATGCAAGGCGGTTTTAACATAAAGCGCCTTGAATCCACAGGGAATTTACACtttggcgagcacgatattgggctgtgaatcatggcccgatattgcgcttgcccctgtgaagttagccttagtgaaATGAAGACTAATCCCATCCCTGGGGTTTTCTGTAGCACTTGgttaccattttttttaaattctatataaCAATTTGTTTTATTCCTCTTAGGTTTGTGCACTTAGAGTGTCCAGCGAAGCTCGTGGCCGAATCCTGAAGTCTGGAGGCAAAATCTTGACTTTTGACCAACTGGCTCTTGCTGCCCCTAAAGGCCAAAATACTGTTCTTCTGTCAGGTAACTGATTACAAGAGGAGTCTGTAGCATCAGTGTGGTTTTAGTATGAAGATAAGCCTGTTCTCAAATCAGCATCCTGAGTTTTTGGGGTTGTCTTTCAAGAAAAGCAAGCTGATCGTTAGTCTTCTCTAAGGATCCTTTAACacgcgatgatcgctcaaaattcactcaaaagccatcttatgagcgataatcattgtatgtaaatgtgcgcccatcgtgcacttttcaccCACTGAGTTTAGCTCAGCTAAAAATCCGTCGtccctgataagacggaccgcacgctgagttctccgcgggcagcgctgttaacattctttaacagctgctgtcccccTGGAGAAcatttaaagaacagaccacccgctgttctctaaatacatgcaaattaagctagttagcttaggctgattaacccattagtacctaatgcaaaatgatcgctcaaaactgtcagtttttgacacattttgaacgatcatctgtgtgtgtgtaaatgcaactttaggccggcttcacacaggcgtgttGATGTGCGCaatttgcagagaatagaacttattATTTTTCACATTCGTGTATTTTTTCCTATGCATCTggggcgcacaaaaaaaaaacgccgtaTGTGGCATCTTCCTGCACCTAAAAAGTTTCCATATAAGTAAATGGGGTGTGTGAAACGACCGGTTAGTGATTGGATACTTGGTTGTCCTATTAGCCGACGTGACGGAACACAGCCGCTGGAGAGGGGGAGAGTTCAAAGATGCAGGAGCTCGGCTACTGTTGGAGCACATGCATATCCATCACCAATAAGACAGACATCTGTCCTTAGCCGACTGAGAACGCCACCATAGGGCTGCTCTCTTCATTCAGAATTCACATCTCTGGctgtaaagggattttccagaacATAAATTTATAAAATGTTAAAATGAAGAGAACCTGGATGCTCTCCTATACCGGTCGGTCATTAATAGATGATTGATTAGTGCAAGCACAGCTAGAGCTCCCTGGTCAGCACAGTCTTCTCCTAGCTGCTGTGGGGTTTTgtacaaaaaatatacagaataggctaattaaaaaaataattgcaaaaatgGTCATAATCGCCTATTATGTAGATAAAAATATTAAAGTGCAGTTAGTCCTTTAACACACCCTATGATTCCATCAAGCCACTTTACTTTAATATAGTAAGGGTGAAGAACTGTCGTGTCTATACAGACATTGTTACATCTCTTTGCCTGAACTCTTAAAGGGGCGGTCCGAGTTGTTTTCTTTGTTAAATCCCCATTCAGTAACATAAATAACCGGCATGTACTTGCCTTTCTCTGCTCACTGTTGTGTTTTTTGTCACTGCTCGGTCCTCTCCCGTTTGGACACAGGCAGCAGTCCTACCTGCTCAAGGGAAGTCACAGGCTACTGCtgtctgtgatgtcccataaatggTCTGGGACTGTCTCTAACCAAGGGAGACCCAGAGCGGCAATGTgggacacagcggggagaggtgagtatatgctggttAGTTAGTCAGTGAATGGGGGAAAAACTCTTGACAACTTGTTCTGAGTATGTTGCACTAAAACAATTGTTTTTTAGATACTTTATTTTCCAATAAGCAATCTTATTCACTGCATTAATGTtgtgttgctatatataataatgTTTGTTACTTTTCCTCTCCATTAGGCCCCCGTAAGGGACGTGAGGTGTACAGACACTTTGGAAAGGCTCCCGGTACCCCACACAGTCACACCAAGTAAGCAGACAGCCTAACTTTTAGAAACCTTTTatttgcctttttctttttttatggtgGCTTTGATTCCTGTTAGTGCACTTTTCTCTTATTCTACTTTACAAACCAGCTGACTGCCAAGGTCGTCTGCAGTTTCTTGGCTAAATTAAGTGTATGGTACTTCAAGAGGTTTCAGGAACAGATTTTGAATCCATACAAAAAAACTAGACCTTTTTTTTATTGGCATGCCTGCTTATACACAATGGCTTTTTAAGGGGCTTTCCAGGCCCTGAGTGGTTTATATGATTTCCCCTCCTCTACTAGACTGCTTTCAGGCGAGTATATTCTAGCTCTGTAATTGTGCTGTGCGTTGCAGACATGGCATATGTTTCACGGTCGTTTTAAAAGACGCACCgtgactttttttcccctgtttttgcctccgtatttgcccagtagaaaataaaacaaagtgCGGAGGCAAACAGTGATAAATTACTGACGAGGTGGTTGGAATGTCATGATTAACACTTTCGTATTATGGATGTGTTGCAGTACAATCATGTAAAAACTTGACTGGGCTGCAGTGACCAGTGCCCCCAACCCCCATCCTGGTAGTTGCTAACCATGAAGATTAAAGGGAACTAGTCACATTGCACAGTTAGGGTGGACGCACACTTGCGATATTTTctgtcttgcgctgcgagagcacgagaaaactctcgcctcgcagcgcaagaaagaggccggtatagaaccggcatatcgcaagtggtttcaatggggccagcgacagcagcgctagccccattgaaagcatagggagaatgccgtggacttctgccacagctgtggcaggagcttccttcatccctgcagggatgaaggaatcctctgtgacagctgtggcagaagttcgcggcattctattctattgcttttcaatgggatcggcactgctaagatatagctattcatgaatgaataactaagggctatgtgtgattggctgagcgctcagccaacagctaagcagtagctgctattggctgagccctcagccaatcagcacagccctttcaggaggcggggattttt
Coding sequences within it:
- the RPL18 gene encoding large ribosomal subunit protein eL18 — its product is MGVDIRHNKDRKVRRKEPKSQDIYLRLLVKLYRFLARRTNSNFNRVVLRRLFMSRTNRPPLSLSRLIRKMKLAGRESKTAVVVGSITDDVRIQNIPKLTVCALRVSSEARGRILKSGGKILTFDQLALAAPKGQNTVLLSGPRKGREVYRHFGKAPGTPHSHTKPYIRSKGRKFERARGRRASRGYKN